In Mycobacterium sp. Aquia_216, a genomic segment contains:
- a CDS encoding LysR family transcriptional regulator, producing MDTHRLKYFLRIAEEGSISRAATVLGIAQPALSRQIRLLEEDLGITLFQRTRRGVHLTEEGERLRSSTAAPLRQLELAVRYAGSPLARIERGLLFGMVPTAAGVLAAPLLASLGAAFPNVHFHVAVAETDDLVQRMLKGAIDLAVINPVSDDRLFYRNLVVEDLVLVGGPASDLSPASPVPFTVLAALPLVMPSGQTGIRNTLENTALRMKVAITARFSTDSLEVAKHLVEAGLGYTVLPPAACGADVEAGRLRSAPICEPEINHQLGVGATAALELPREFATKIGIVLREEVARLTKSGFWPARFVPSPVWDPNIPEPQD from the coding sequence ATGGATACCCACCGGCTCAAGTACTTTCTGCGGATCGCGGAGGAAGGCTCGATCTCGCGTGCGGCCACCGTGCTGGGCATCGCTCAGCCCGCGCTGAGCCGCCAGATCCGACTGCTGGAGGAAGACCTGGGCATCACGCTGTTTCAGCGGACTCGCCGCGGCGTGCATCTGACCGAAGAGGGCGAGCGCTTGCGTTCGTCGACGGCCGCGCCGCTACGTCAGCTGGAGCTCGCGGTCCGGTACGCGGGATCACCGCTGGCGCGCATCGAGCGCGGGCTGCTGTTCGGCATGGTGCCTACCGCCGCCGGTGTTCTGGCCGCGCCGCTGTTGGCCAGCCTCGGCGCGGCATTCCCGAACGTGCACTTCCACGTCGCCGTCGCCGAAACCGACGACCTCGTGCAGCGCATGCTCAAAGGTGCGATCGACCTTGCGGTGATCAATCCGGTATCCGACGACCGGCTCTTCTACCGCAACCTCGTCGTCGAAGACCTCGTGCTCGTCGGCGGTCCCGCATCGGATCTCTCGCCCGCGAGCCCGGTCCCCTTCACGGTCCTGGCCGCATTGCCGCTCGTCATGCCCAGCGGGCAGACGGGAATTCGCAACACCTTGGAAAACACCGCGCTGCGCATGAAAGTCGCTATCACGGCCCGCTTTTCGACGGATTCGCTGGAAGTCGCCAAGCATCTGGTCGAGGCGGGACTGGGGTACACGGTGCTGCCGCCGGCGGCGTGTGGCGCCGACGTCGAAGCCGGGCGGTTGCGCAGCGCGCCGATCTGCGAGCCCGAGATCAACCATCAGCTCGGGGTGGGTGCGACCGCGGCGCTGGAACTGCCGCGCGAGTTCGCGACGAAGATCGGAATCGTGCTGCGCGAAGAGGTCGCGCGGCTGACCAAATCCGGGTTTTGGCCGGCGCGCTTCGTGCCCTCGCCCGTGTGGGATCCCAATATTCCGGAGCCGCAAGATTGA
- a CDS encoding SRPBCC family protein has translation MTVVIVDAGPHQVSRSVDVAAPAAELYELAADPRRHSELDGSGTVQGNIKVPEALAVGSKFCTSMKMLGVPYRITSTVTELKPHELIEWRHPLGHRWRWKFEALSPTLTRVTETFDYRDAGALKKKLKYYERMGFAKANASGIEATLAGLRDRYAAT, from the coding sequence ATGACTGTCGTCATCGTCGACGCGGGTCCCCATCAGGTCAGCCGTTCGGTTGACGTCGCCGCGCCGGCCGCGGAGCTCTACGAGCTGGCTGCCGACCCCCGACGTCATTCTGAGCTGGACGGATCGGGCACCGTCCAAGGCAACATCAAAGTGCCGGAGGCACTGGCGGTCGGGTCGAAGTTCTGCACGAGCATGAAGATGCTGGGCGTGCCGTACCGCATTACCAGCACCGTGACCGAGCTGAAGCCGCACGAATTGATCGAATGGCGCCATCCGCTGGGTCATCGCTGGCGCTGGAAATTCGAGGCCCTGTCGCCCACCCTGACCCGGGTTACCGAGACGTTCGACTACCGCGACGCGGGTGCGTTGAAGAAGAAGCTGAAGTACTACGAGCGGATGGGGTTCGCGAAGGCCAACGCGTCCGGCATCGAGGCGACGCTGGCCGGGCTGCGGGACCGCTACGCCGCGACGTAG
- a CDS encoding DUF417 family protein — protein sequence MTARRTSESLTRLGHLVSRYGLVVVLAWIGFGKYVKMESRVLIEHNPLMSWVHDVFSVTTVARALGTMEIVAAVLIAVRPVWPRVSAAGSALAVVLFLGTLSFLFTTPGVVSTRAAGLPVLSALPGQFLLKDLVLIGVALWTLGDALREKSPPNEVLG from the coding sequence ATGACCGCCCGCCGCACCTCGGAATCGCTGACCCGCCTGGGTCACCTGGTCAGTCGTTACGGTCTGGTCGTCGTTTTGGCCTGGATCGGGTTCGGCAAGTACGTGAAGATGGAATCGCGCGTGCTGATCGAACACAACCCGCTGATGAGTTGGGTGCACGACGTATTCAGCGTCACGACCGTTGCCCGCGCGCTGGGGACGATGGAAATCGTTGCCGCCGTTCTCATTGCGGTGCGCCCGGTCTGGCCACGGGTGTCGGCCGCCGGAAGCGCCCTGGCGGTGGTGTTGTTCCTGGGGACGCTGAGTTTTCTGTTCACGACTCCCGGTGTGGTCTCCACCCGCGCCGCCGGCCTGCCCGTGCTGTCGGCGCTGCCCGGTCAATTCCTGCTGAAGGACCTCGTGCTGATCGGGGTGGCGCTATGGACGCTCGGTGACGCGCTGCGTGAAAAGAGTCCCCCGAATGAGGTCCTTGGCTGA
- a CDS encoding TetR/AcrR family transcriptional regulator, which yields MTQLGRPAGADSEETRRRIITAAMRCVAEVGYSQATIREIARAADMTSGSLYHYFPNKSALLAATGEEIEAILLPRLRAAAAQHDDVVGRLDAVLDESTRLVRDYPYLTGFLRALRAASTARLRPPVPKSPGSKALHDVVFAIVDDARQRGALSAETDTRSTVEAICALTRGLSEQADSLAPATYDAALSSAKDLIRGTLFTQRVTERP from the coding sequence GTGACTCAGCTGGGGCGCCCGGCGGGGGCAGACAGCGAAGAGACCCGCCGACGGATCATCACCGCCGCGATGCGCTGCGTGGCCGAAGTCGGCTACTCGCAAGCGACCATCCGCGAGATCGCCCGGGCCGCCGACATGACCAGTGGCAGCCTGTACCACTACTTTCCGAACAAGTCAGCACTGCTCGCAGCGACCGGTGAGGAGATCGAGGCGATCCTCCTACCGCGGCTGCGTGCGGCCGCCGCACAGCACGACGACGTCGTCGGCCGACTCGACGCGGTGCTGGACGAGTCGACGCGGCTGGTCCGTGACTACCCGTACCTGACCGGGTTCTTGCGGGCACTGCGTGCCGCGAGCACTGCCCGACTGCGCCCACCCGTCCCGAAATCCCCTGGGTCCAAGGCCTTGCACGACGTCGTCTTCGCGATCGTCGACGATGCCCGGCAGCGTGGTGCGCTATCCGCCGAGACCGACACCCGCTCGACGGTCGAAGCGATCTGTGCGCTCACCCGGGGGCTCTCCGAGCAGGCGGACAGCCTGGCGCCGGCGACCTACGACGCCGCGCTGAGCTCAGCCAAGGACCTCATTCGGGGGACTCTTTTCACGCAGCGCGTCACCGAGCGTCCATAG
- a CDS encoding trimeric intracellular cation channel family protein produces MAVNLALGEFSRVIDLAGVFVNAVLGGVVAREFRMDPVGFVALAILSGLGGGVIRDTLLQHGPPLALTDTLYVVVALVGATVAFLIPLRARLWSLTYPVVDALALGTWAVAGTEKTLGVGLSWLPAILLGTVSAVGGGALRDLAVHRTPAIFGGNTLYATCAVAASGTVVLLSRYGLAPRGELAGIVVGSGLCLLARWRGWRLGESSPADYYLTRRKRTWRIRTRTRARRPEDP; encoded by the coding sequence GTGGCCGTGAACCTCGCGCTGGGGGAATTCTCGCGCGTCATCGACCTGGCCGGCGTGTTCGTCAATGCTGTCCTGGGTGGCGTGGTGGCTCGCGAATTCCGAATGGACCCTGTGGGATTCGTTGCGCTCGCGATTTTATCGGGCCTTGGCGGCGGCGTGATCCGCGATACCCTGTTGCAGCACGGGCCGCCGTTGGCGTTGACGGACACGCTTTACGTGGTGGTTGCCCTGGTGGGAGCGACGGTGGCGTTCTTGATTCCGCTGCGCGCCCGGCTGTGGTCGCTGACCTATCCGGTGGTCGATGCGCTGGCGTTGGGCACCTGGGCGGTGGCTGGCACGGAGAAGACGTTGGGAGTCGGATTGAGTTGGCTCCCAGCGATTTTGCTCGGTACGGTCAGCGCCGTCGGTGGCGGGGCACTGCGTGACCTGGCGGTACACCGCACTCCGGCGATCTTCGGCGGCAACACTCTCTACGCGACGTGCGCGGTGGCGGCCAGCGGCACCGTGGTTCTGCTCTCCCGTTACGGTCTGGCACCGCGGGGCGAGCTGGCGGGAATCGTGGTCGGTTCGGGTCTGTGTCTGCTGGCCAGGTGGCGCGGCTGGCGGCTCGGTGAGAGCTCGCCCGCGGACTACTACCTGACGCGGCGAAAGCGGACGTGGCGCATTCGGACCAGGACGCGAGCACGCCGCCCCGAAGACCCGTGA
- a CDS encoding TetR/AcrR family transcriptional regulator, with protein MRAGTQLGRPVGASGEETRRRIIVATMKCVAEVGYAKATIREIARMANVTSASLYNYFPNKSALINATIAARTDTAMPRLRLAAQRPGDVVDRIEAVLDECGQLMREYPDLAAFEFAIRAETVAAPGRRKDRTRPRNPGFDAFREIIEGVIENARQRGELGAHPDPQAVVAAVYALVYGLTELAATLPPQDYHAALSSAKVLVRGALFDEQPATP; from the coding sequence ATGCGAGCGGGGACACAGCTGGGTCGCCCCGTTGGCGCCAGCGGCGAAGAGACCCGAAGGCGCATCATCGTCGCCACGATGAAGTGTGTGGCCGAGGTCGGCTATGCGAAGGCGACGATCCGTGAAATCGCCCGCATGGCCAACGTGACCAGCGCCAGCCTGTACAACTATTTTCCGAACAAGTCCGCACTGATCAACGCGACCATCGCGGCCAGAACCGACACGGCAATGCCCCGGCTGCGACTGGCGGCGCAACGCCCCGGCGACGTCGTGGACCGGATCGAAGCGGTACTCGACGAATGCGGCCAATTGATGCGGGAATACCCGGACTTGGCCGCGTTCGAATTCGCGATCCGGGCGGAGACCGTTGCGGCGCCGGGTCGACGGAAGGATCGCACGCGACCGAGGAACCCCGGTTTCGACGCGTTCCGCGAGATCATCGAGGGTGTCATCGAGAATGCACGCCAGCGCGGCGAGCTCGGTGCTCATCCGGATCCGCAGGCCGTTGTCGCGGCCGTCTATGCGCTGGTTTACGGCCTGACGGAGTTGGCGGCCACGCTGCCGCCGCAGGACTATCACGCCGCGCTGAGTTCGGCGAAGGTGCTGGTCAGAGGCGCCTTGTTCGACGAGCAGCCGGCGACTCCTTGA
- a CDS encoding flavin-containing monooxygenase, with protein MTETVGCAFDVDALRQKYAEERARRLRPDGIDQYVEVAGDFARFAEDPWVDQEFVREPRTDEVDVAIVGAGFGGLLTGVRLRQLGVQSVRLIDRAADVGGTWYWNRYPGIACDVESYVYIPLLEELGYIPVEKYSKGAEIFAHCQRIAERYDLYRDACLRTDVQEIRWDPTDSRWIIRTDRGDEMRAKFVSMANGYQAKPKLPGIAGLGSFRGHTFHTGRWDYGYTGQKLENLAGIRVGIIGTGATAVQCVPHLGAAAGQLYVFQRTPSSVDVRANAATDPQWVNALQPGWQRRRIQNFQILTAGGQAPEDLVADAWTSITRKLPVMRHDGDTAVDPEQRGRDIEIADFAKMEEIRARVDEVVADRATAEALKPWYGYFCKRPCFHDEYLQTFNRDNVTLVDTRGRGVERITESGVVVDGVVYELDCLIFATGFEVGTDYSRRTGFELIGRDGVSLTERWRDGVRTFQGLCANGFPNCFIESISQAGLTVNFPYLLDVQASHAAWIIAWALEHGATEIEASPAAEAAWVETVVARSTATAERAKTCTPGYYNREGKADAKTRQGSFFFGAPTEYADILEAWRAQGDLAGLDIRGAGP; from the coding sequence TTGACCGAGACTGTTGGGTGCGCGTTCGATGTCGATGCGCTGCGGCAGAAGTACGCCGAAGAGCGCGCGCGGCGACTACGGCCCGACGGGATCGACCAGTATGTGGAAGTCGCCGGTGATTTCGCCCGCTTCGCCGAAGATCCCTGGGTCGACCAGGAATTCGTCCGCGAGCCGCGCACCGACGAGGTCGACGTGGCGATCGTGGGCGCCGGCTTCGGCGGGCTACTGACCGGTGTGCGGCTACGCCAGCTCGGTGTGCAAAGCGTGCGGCTGATCGACCGGGCGGCCGACGTGGGTGGCACCTGGTATTGGAACCGATACCCGGGGATCGCCTGCGATGTCGAGTCCTATGTGTACATCCCGCTGCTGGAGGAACTCGGCTACATCCCCGTGGAGAAATACTCCAAGGGCGCAGAGATCTTTGCGCACTGCCAGCGCATCGCGGAGCGGTACGACCTGTACCGTGACGCGTGCCTGCGCACCGACGTCCAGGAGATCCGTTGGGATCCAACGGATTCCCGTTGGATCATCCGCACCGACCGGGGTGACGAGATGCGGGCCAAATTCGTCTCGATGGCAAACGGGTACCAAGCCAAGCCCAAACTGCCCGGCATCGCAGGCCTCGGGTCCTTTCGAGGTCACACGTTCCACACCGGCCGTTGGGACTACGGCTACACCGGCCAGAAGCTGGAGAACCTAGCCGGCATCCGTGTCGGCATCATCGGCACCGGCGCGACCGCGGTCCAATGCGTGCCGCATCTGGGCGCCGCCGCGGGCCAGCTCTACGTCTTCCAACGCACGCCATCGTCCGTCGACGTCCGTGCCAATGCCGCCACGGATCCACAGTGGGTCAACGCATTACAGCCGGGCTGGCAACGCCGGCGCATCCAGAACTTTCAGATCTTGACCGCCGGCGGGCAGGCGCCCGAGGACCTCGTCGCCGATGCCTGGACGAGCATCACCCGCAAGCTCCCGGTGATGCGTCATGACGGCGACACCGCGGTGGATCCGGAGCAGCGCGGCCGCGACATCGAGATCGCGGACTTCGCCAAGATGGAGGAGATCCGGGCCCGAGTCGACGAGGTCGTCGCCGACCGCGCCACCGCCGAGGCGCTCAAGCCCTGGTACGGCTACTTCTGCAAGCGCCCCTGCTTTCACGACGAATACCTGCAAACCTTCAACCGCGACAACGTGACGCTGGTCGACACCCGCGGTCGCGGGGTGGAGCGGATCACCGAGTCCGGTGTCGTCGTCGACGGTGTGGTCTACGAGCTCGACTGCCTCATCTTCGCAACGGGTTTCGAGGTGGGCACCGACTACAGCCGTCGCACCGGGTTCGAACTGATCGGTCGCGACGGCGTGAGTCTGACCGAGCGCTGGCGTGACGGCGTTCGCACATTCCAGGGCTTGTGCGCCAACGGTTTTCCGAACTGCTTCATCGAGAGCATCTCCCAGGCGGGATTGACGGTGAACTTCCCGTATCTGCTTGACGTGCAAGCCAGCCACGCGGCCTGGATCATCGCGTGGGCACTAGAACACGGCGCGACCGAGATCGAGGCGTCACCGGCCGCCGAAGCCGCCTGGGTCGAAACGGTGGTCGCGCGCTCGACCGCGACCGCAGAGCGCGCCAAGACGTGCACCCCCGGTTACTACAACCGCGAGGGTAAGGCGGACGCCAAGACGCGACAGGGCAGTTTCTTCTTCGGTGCTCCCACCGAATACGCCGACATCTTGGAGGCGTGGCGGGCGCAGGGAGATTTGGCGGGCCTCGACATTCGCGGCGCCGGGCCGTGA
- a CDS encoding flavin-containing monooxygenase — translation MAIIGAGFGGLGAAVALRRAGIDDLVILEADDGVGGTWRRNTYPGAACDIQSHLYSFSFAPNKSWSRTYARQPEILAYLESVADDFDLRRHLQLRTRVRSVTWNADTWSWDCATERPGGTSTLSVDVVVCAVGLFGSLKLPDIAGLSDFGGSVMHTAQWNHDIGLAGKKVAVIGTGASGIQLVPELAKAGAQVTVFQRTPPWMVPKEDRPYSATELARFRRNPLAVPRTRWQIWKFQHDNTATFADDPVVTARTQVAMSFLERTVADAGLRRALTPDYPFRCKRVLLGDDYYRALQQDNVSLVTDPINRITETSVVTATGEAVTVDAIVLATGFETSRYLSGIDVIGCGGQHLHERWGDDPSAYLGVAVGGFPNFFMLYGPNTNQGGNSIVYILEAGARLVTSAVTRLARRGGYLDVRPEAEKRYNEGLSADLERTIWTQCDSYFRSPTGRIVTQWPYTELEYARRTWRLRPRDWLHHTGVAPAAGRRLADAEIDYPADQFTGGSAP, via the coding sequence GTGGCGATCATCGGCGCTGGATTCGGCGGACTGGGCGCGGCGGTGGCCCTGCGCCGGGCCGGCATCGACGACCTGGTGATCCTCGAGGCCGACGACGGCGTCGGAGGCACCTGGCGGCGCAACACCTATCCCGGGGCCGCCTGCGATATCCAAAGTCACCTGTACTCGTTTTCGTTCGCGCCCAACAAATCCTGGAGCCGGACCTACGCTCGGCAGCCCGAGATTCTTGCCTACCTGGAGTCCGTGGCCGACGACTTCGACCTGCGCCGGCATCTGCAGCTGCGGACCAGGGTGCGCTCCGTTACGTGGAACGCCGATACCTGGAGCTGGGACTGTGCGACAGAACGCCCCGGGGGTACCAGCACGCTGAGCGTCGACGTGGTGGTCTGCGCGGTCGGCCTGTTCGGATCGCTGAAACTACCCGATATTGCGGGCTTGAGCGATTTCGGCGGCTCCGTCATGCACACCGCACAGTGGAATCACGACATCGGACTGGCGGGCAAGAAGGTCGCGGTGATCGGCACGGGCGCCAGTGGGATTCAGCTTGTTCCCGAATTGGCGAAAGCCGGCGCGCAGGTGACGGTTTTTCAGCGCACCCCCCCGTGGATGGTTCCCAAAGAGGACCGCCCTTACAGCGCAACCGAATTGGCTCGATTCCGACGCAACCCTCTGGCTGTGCCCCGGACCCGCTGGCAGATCTGGAAGTTCCAGCACGACAACACCGCGACCTTCGCCGACGACCCGGTGGTCACCGCGCGCACTCAGGTCGCGATGTCGTTTTTGGAGCGCACCGTGGCCGACGCGGGACTTCGCCGCGCCCTGACGCCGGACTATCCGTTTCGCTGTAAGCGGGTGCTGCTCGGCGACGACTACTACCGGGCGTTGCAGCAAGACAACGTCTCACTCGTCACCGACCCGATCAACCGGATCACCGAGACGTCGGTCGTGACCGCCACGGGCGAGGCCGTCACCGTCGACGCGATCGTGCTGGCCACCGGATTCGAGACGTCGCGCTACCTGTCGGGTATCGACGTCATCGGGTGTGGCGGGCAGCACCTGCACGAGCGCTGGGGCGACGATCCCAGCGCGTATCTGGGTGTGGCCGTCGGCGGATTCCCGAACTTTTTCATGCTGTACGGCCCCAACACCAACCAGGGCGGCAACTCGATCGTCTACATCCTGGAAGCCGGCGCGCGGCTGGTGACCAGCGCGGTCACCAGGCTGGCGCGTCGAGGCGGCTATCTCGATGTGCGACCCGAGGCGGAAAAACGGTACAACGAAGGGCTTTCCGCCGACTTGGAGCGCACCATCTGGACCCAGTGCGACAGCTACTTCCGGTCACCCACGGGCCGGATCGTCACCCAGTGGCCCTACACCGAACTGGAATACGCGCGCCGGACCTGGCGGCTGCGGCCCCGAGACTGGCTGCACCACACCGGAGTGGCGCCCGCCGCGGGGCGCAGGCTGGCCGACGCCGAGATCGATTACCCCGCGGACCAATTCACCGGCGGGTCAGCCCCGTAG
- a CDS encoding FUSC family protein, whose translation MTTALFARTMDSGRAAVQRLRDVLWAIAEASVAAGVAWYIAHDVLGHPDPFFAPIAAAVCVSASNVFQAQRAVQNIAGVALGICLGSTVQQLFGTEWIAMAAAVFAALCVAVLFGQGIVARDLTFANQTAGSAILVMALSVGADSVFQRLQEALIGGGVALVLSILLLPPNPHTALHSARVGVVGALHDLLAETAGRVGGDVMIPSRWQYVAVDRLHERLEVLDKARIHARHLASIAPRRWAARGTVHGADQQAAQLALLAGSLLYLARAVTTAYGVSGSLPQPVRDAIGELAAAVALSERDPAAADARLAAARDCVAALDSGGAARTDLALTAVVETCVDDLQLVVDFRQ comes from the coding sequence GTGACGACTGCTTTGTTTGCCAGGACAATGGACAGCGGCCGGGCCGCTGTGCAACGTCTGCGTGATGTGTTGTGGGCGATCGCCGAGGCGTCGGTGGCCGCAGGCGTGGCGTGGTACATCGCCCATGACGTGCTGGGCCACCCGGATCCGTTCTTCGCACCGATCGCCGCGGCGGTGTGCGTGTCGGCGAGCAACGTGTTTCAAGCGCAGCGGGCGGTCCAGAACATTGCCGGTGTGGCACTGGGGATCTGCCTGGGTTCCACCGTGCAGCAACTGTTCGGCACCGAGTGGATTGCCATGGCCGCCGCGGTGTTTGCCGCGTTGTGCGTCGCGGTGCTGTTCGGGCAGGGGATCGTCGCACGGGACTTGACCTTCGCCAATCAGACCGCCGGTTCGGCAATCCTGGTCATGGCGCTCTCGGTCGGGGCCGACAGCGTTTTTCAACGCCTCCAGGAAGCTCTGATTGGTGGCGGCGTGGCGCTGGTGTTGAGCATCCTGTTGTTGCCGCCCAACCCGCACACGGCGCTGCACAGCGCCCGGGTCGGCGTCGTCGGCGCCCTGCACGACCTGCTCGCCGAGACCGCAGGCCGGGTCGGCGGTGATGTGATGATCCCGTCGCGCTGGCAGTACGTCGCCGTCGATCGGCTGCATGAGCGGCTGGAGGTACTCGACAAGGCCCGCATCCACGCTCGTCATCTCGCGTCGATCGCGCCGCGCCGGTGGGCCGCACGCGGCACCGTCCACGGCGCGGATCAGCAGGCCGCGCAGCTGGCCCTGCTCGCCGGCTCGCTGCTGTACCTGGCCCGTGCCGTGACGACGGCCTACGGCGTCAGCGGCTCGCTTCCCCAACCGGTGCGCGACGCGATCGGCGAACTCGCGGCCGCAGTTGCCCTCAGCGAGAGGGATCCCGCCGCAGCGGACGCCCGCCTCGCCGCGGCCCGCGATTGCGTTGCCGCGCTGGATTCCGGCGGCGCCGCCCGAACGGACTTGGCGCTTACCGCTGTCGTCGAAACCTGCGTCGACGACCTACAACTCGTGGTCGACTTTCGGCAATAA
- a CDS encoding DUF2252 domain-containing protein translates to MPQRALRDRLIDLEVPGEDVARGQALRKTVPRRSLAQLTPSSRSATEILVAQNAGRLTELVPLRFARMLVDPFAFYRGSAAVMAADLAASPTSGIEIMCCGDAHISNFGLYAAPHRSIVFDLNDFDEAAVAPAEWDVKRLITSAIIGGRHAGYPAKAIARCVEQAVVGYETSLTAMLEEMDVLERYYLRVEPEHYTGTVSKGLQAVIQKTISRARSRTSARVFKQITETGPDGTPRLREAPPVLQHVDKDVEALLVESIQEYLTAVPADIALLLSHFRVTDVALRVVGVGSVGTRCYLVILVGPNDTPLILQIKEATRSVLDEFGGWRQPDSLTAAIEANGHGVRVTDGQQILQAMSDVFLGSTRKDGRDYYVRQFHDMKGTIETEGMKPSTFSDYVSACAVLLARAHAQSANASILRGYVGTSNAVHDAVAEWSYAYADKSLDDFHQLRAAAAAGEIEIAQDPAR, encoded by the coding sequence ATGCCGCAGCGGGCGTTGCGTGACCGCCTGATCGACCTCGAAGTGCCGGGCGAGGATGTGGCGCGCGGCCAGGCACTGCGCAAGACCGTCCCGCGTCGCTCGCTCGCGCAGCTGACTCCCTCATCGCGATCCGCGACGGAGATTCTCGTCGCCCAAAATGCCGGGCGGCTAACCGAACTCGTTCCGTTGCGGTTCGCCCGAATGCTCGTCGACCCGTTCGCCTTCTACCGCGGTTCCGCCGCGGTGATGGCCGCCGACCTTGCCGCGAGCCCGACGAGCGGAATCGAAATCATGTGCTGCGGCGACGCACACATCTCGAATTTCGGCCTGTACGCCGCCCCGCACCGCTCGATCGTGTTCGACCTGAACGATTTCGACGAGGCCGCGGTGGCGCCGGCCGAGTGGGACGTCAAGCGCCTGATCACCAGCGCGATCATCGGGGGCCGCCATGCCGGATACCCGGCCAAGGCGATCGCCCGCTGTGTCGAGCAGGCGGTCGTGGGATATGAAACCAGTCTGACGGCGATGCTCGAGGAAATGGACGTGCTGGAGCGTTACTACCTGCGGGTGGAACCCGAGCACTACACCGGGACGGTCTCCAAGGGCCTGCAAGCGGTGATCCAGAAGACGATATCCCGGGCGCGTAGCCGAACCTCGGCGCGAGTCTTCAAGCAGATCACCGAGACTGGGCCCGACGGCACACCGCGCCTGCGGGAAGCACCCCCGGTTCTGCAGCACGTCGACAAGGACGTCGAAGCCCTCTTGGTGGAGTCGATCCAGGAGTATCTGACCGCGGTCCCGGCCGACATCGCGCTGCTGCTGTCCCACTTCCGGGTCACCGATGTCGCGCTGCGGGTGGTCGGCGTCGGCAGCGTCGGTACCCGTTGTTACCTGGTCATCCTGGTGGGACCCAACGACACACCGTTGATCCTGCAGATCAAAGAGGCCACCCGGTCGGTGCTCGACGAATTTGGCGGGTGGCGCCAGCCCGACAGCCTGACCGCGGCAATCGAGGCCAACGGCCACGGAGTACGCGTCACCGACGGCCAGCAGATCCTGCAGGCCATGTCGGATGTGTTCCTCGGATCGACGCGCAAGGACGGCCGCGACTACTACGTCCGTCAGTTCCACGACATGAAGGGCACCATCGAAACCGAAGGCATGAAGCCTTCCACCTTCTCCGACTACGTCAGTGCCTGCGCGGTGCTGTTGGCACGGGCGCACGCCCAGAGTGCCAATGCCTCGATACTGCGCGGGTACGTCGGTACCAGCAACGCGGTGCACGACGCGGTCGCCGAGTGGTCGTACGCGTACGCCGACAAGTCCCTCGACGACTTTCATCAGCTCCGCGCGGCGGCCGCGGCCGGCGAGATCGAAATCGCCCAGGACCCCGCGCGATAG